ACGCGCACGTGCGCCGGTGCCCCCGATCCCCATTGCGCCACCGGGGGCGTCGGTATCCGCTTCGATCTCGCCGTTGTCATCGAGTTCTCCGGGCTCTATGCCGACTCCCGGGACGTAGACGGCCTCCTGGTTATCTGGCCTGTCGTCGTAAAGGTCCCACAGCTTCACGACATTGGAGACATCGCGGTCCGTCCGGTTGCGGTCCACGTCCCGGTGCTGCCAGGTGCCGTCACAGAACACGCCGATGTAGAGCGTCTCCTTGACGATCTCCTCCTCTTCTTCCTCCTCCACGGGCATAGCGTCCTGTTGTGCTGCCCGGAGTGCTTCCGGTACCTCGGCGGTGTCGGGCGTGGGCGGGTGCTTCGAGCGCAGCTCCTTCTTGTAGAACGCTTTCCAGGATTCGAACCACCCCGCCTCGCCACGGAACTCGAAGGCCACCTCGGCGGCAAGACGCTGCCTGGCGTGCAGGTCGAACCCCTTCATGGGGGTCTGGAAGATGCGCGCCATGAGCGCCTCGCTCTCACCGGGCGCGGGCTGGTTCTCGACCCGAGTATTGTCACCAATGCGCACGTTCCCCGAGCCACTGATGATGGTCCCGCCGCAGTGGATGGCGTCACCCATGCGGGCCGCCGGCAGGCCGTTGATCCGCACCGCCTTCGAGCCTTCGGCCACAAAGCGGTTGTGGGTGCTGGCACCGGACTTGGTGTGGGGCACGGCCTCGTCGGTGACCCGCGCCGCCGGCTGGCCGTTGACGGTCACATTGGGGCTGCCCGTCATCAGCGGGGTGTCGGGATAGCCGTTGTGGCCGCCGGCGATGTCCTTCAGGGCACGCCCAGCGGGGCGTCCGGTCCCTTTGCCTGCCATGGATCACATCTCCCTGTGCAACTGCCGGTGACTTGCCTAACTGTTGAGATCGGTCTGACCGGTCGCCACGGCAAGCCGGCTATCGTGACGGGTCTCGGAGAACGCGGTGAGGGTGTAGCTGAAACCCCCGGAGAGCGTCTCCGCGCCCTGGAACCCCTCGGCGATCAGGACATCGTCACCGAGATGCGTCTGGATGCGGTGCAGCAGAGTGGTCTGGCTCGAGCGCGCGTCGGCGAGCGACATGGGCAACCTCCGTGTGCCGGGGCATGCATACTCCCTATGCATGGTGGTCTGGGAAACGGCAAGGCCGTAGTCGCGGAATTCTGTTCGGGGCGCCGGCGCCTGTCAATGCATTGGCCCCATGAGGGTTACACCTCGTGATCAACGGGTCGCCGCCACATCACTGGGCGAGCCCGGTGAATGCCAAGGGCATGATCACGCAGCAACGGAACCTGGCAAAGTACCGAAGATAATGAGTAGTATTGCGTTGCCCGGGATCAGCAGACGGAGTGTGGGATGAGCGACATGAATGTGGAACAGGCGCGCTTCAACATGGTGGAGCAGCAGATCCGCCCCTGGGAGGTCCTCGACCCCCGTGTGCTGCAGGTGCTCGAGGAGACGCCACGGGAGCGTTTCGTGCCCGACCACCTGCGCAATCTCGCCTTTTCGGACATGAACTTGCCCATCGGCCACGGCGAGGTAATGCTGTCACCGAAACAGGAAGGCCGCATGGCCCAGGCCGCCGAGCTCGACGAGTCCGAGCAGGCGCTGGAGGTCGGCACCGGCAGCGGCTATTTCACCGCATGCCTGGCACGCCTGTGCGCCCACGTGACCAGCGTCGACATCCACCAGGATTTCCTCGATACCGCCGCCGAGCGGCTCAAGCGCGAGGCCATCCGCAACGTCACTCTCAAGCAGGGCGACGCGGCCCGGGGCTGGGACGATGGCAAGCGCTACGACGCCATCGTGGTCACCGGCGGGCTACCGGAGCTGCACCAGGGCTTCCATCACTCGCTGACCGTGGGCGGGCGACTGCTGCTGATTGTGGGCGAAGCGCCCATCATGGAAGGCCTGCTGATCACCCGCGTGGGTGGCGATCAATGGTCCACCGAAAGCCTGTTCGACACCTGGCTGCCACCCCTGGTGAACGCACCCCGGACCCGCCGGTTCGATTTCTAAGGCGTTCCCGGGACAACGCCCGGAAGCGGCCGCCAGGCCACCCCGAGCACAGCGGGAGGCAGCCATGAACGACGAGGCAGAGGTCATCATTGTCGGCGGCGGCATGGTCGGGGCCAGCCTCGCCTGCCTGCTGGGCCGCGAAGGGGTGGATGTCGCCCTGGTGGAGGAACACCCCCCGTCCGACGACGATCCCACCAATGCACCACCGGACCTGCGCGTCTCCTCCGTGAACCTCGCCTCCGCGGAGCTGTTCCAGCGCGCCGGCGCCTGGGACGGCATGACCCGCCGCCGGGTATGCCCCTTCCGCGGTGTACTGGCCAGGGACATGAGTGGCGCCGAAACGCGCTTCGATGCCCGGGAAACCGGCCACGACTGGTTCGGCTGGTTCATCGAGAACCAGGTCATCCTGGCGGGGTTGCACGAGGCGCTGGCGGAACTGCAGAGCGTTCGGTGGATCACCCCCGCCCGCCCCGACGCCATCGCCACGGGCTCCGGTGGAGCGACCCTGACCCTGGACGATGGCAGCCGCCTGAGTGCCCGCCTGATCATCGGCGCCGACGGGGCCGGCTCGACGGTGCGCCAGCTCGCCGGCATCGACACCACGGGCACGGATTACGGTCTGCGCGCGCTGGTCACCAACGTCGCCACGGAACTGCCCCGGCAGGACGTTACCTGGCAGCGGTTCACCCCCACCGGCCCCCAGGCCTTTCTGCCGCTGCCCGGTCACCGGGCGTCACTGGTCTGGTACAACGACCCGGACACGGTGGCGCTGCTGGAAACCCTGGATGACGAGACCCTGGCGGGTGAGATTGTTGACGCCTTCCCGGAGGACCTGGGCGGCATCACGGCGATACTCGGCCGCGCCAGCTTCCCGATACGTCGGCAGCACGCCGCAAGCTACACGGCCAGCCGCCTGGCGCTGGTGGGTGATGCCGCCCACGCCATCCACCCGCTGGTGGGCCAGGGGCTGAACCTGGGCCTGCAGGGCGTGGAGACGCTGGCCGGCACGCTCCTGGGCGCACGTACCCGCGGGCGCGACCCGGGCACGGGAACGGTGCTGGCCGAGTACGAGCATCGCCACCGTCCCAGGGTACTGGCGATGATGGTGGCGACGGACAGCTTCCATCGCCTGTTCACCCGCGAACCCGGTCCGTTGACGCGGCTGGCCAGCGGAGTACTCAGGCTGGCGGACAAGGTGCCAGTGGGTCGCCGCCAGGTCATGCGCCACGCCATGGGATTGCCGCTGTGGAGTGACGGCCGCGGGTAATCCGTCGCCGGCAGGCAACCTGCCGCCGGCGACCACCCGCGGGCATCGGCCCGTCGCTCACCCTGCAGGCAGGAACTCTTGCACCAGCGCCAGCACCTCCTGGGTCGCGCCGCGATTGGCCTCAATGAGCGCATGGGCCCGGCGCCCCATCTCCGCGCGACGCTCGGGGCGCTCCAGAAGCTCGATGACGGCATCCGCCAGATGATGGTGATCCGCCACCTGATAGGCGCCACCGCGGGTGACCAGCTGCTGCACGATCTGCTCGAAATTGAAGGTGTGCGGGCCCACCACCACCGGCAACGCCAGGGCGGCCGGCTCCAGCACGTTCTGGCCACCCAGAGGCACCAGGCTGCCGCCCACGAAGGCAACATCCGCGGCAGCGTAGAACACCGGCATTTCGCCCATGGTGTCGCCAAGTAGAATGTGGGTATCCGGGGTACAGGCGTCGCCGCCACTGCGGGTAACGTATACGTAGCCGCGCTCCCGGCAGAGGCTGCCGACCCGCGAGAAGCGATCCGGATGGCGTGGGACGAGCAGCAGCAACGCGTCGGGGATGCTGCGGCGGACTTCCTCGAAGGCATCCAGCACCTGCTCCTCCTCGCCCTCCCGGGTGCTGGCCGCGATCCACACCGGCCGCTCAGGGCCCAGCGTCGCCCGCAGCGCCTCCCCCTGCTCCCGGGCACTGGCAGGCACCGTGACGTCGAACTTGAGGCTGCCAGTCACCGACATGCGCTCCGCCGGCGCACCCAGGTGGATCAGTCGCCGGGCGTGTTCGCGGCTCTGGGCGGCAATGGCATCGGGGCATTGCAGCACGCCGGCCATGAGCCGGCGCAGGCGGCTGTAGCCACGGGCGCTGGCGGCGGACAGGCGGGCGTTGACCAGCAACAAGGGAATTCCGCGGCGACGGATGGCGGCGAACAGGTTCGGCCACAGTTCCATTTCCACGATCACCGCCATGCGCGGCTGCACGGCGCGCAGGAACAGCGCCACGGCGTGCGGGTAATCGAACGGCAGGTAGGCGTGGTGGACGCCTTCCCCGAACAGGCGCTGCACGTGGGCGGCACCGGTGGGCGTCATGGTGCTCACCACCAGGGGGACATCGGGGTACGCGGCACGGAGCTCCCGTATGAATACCGCCGAGGCCTGGACTTCCCCCATGGAGGCCGCGTGCAGCCAGATCGCTCCCTTTGGCACGCGCGGTGCCCGCAGGCCGAAGCGCTGGGGCCACTGCTCGCGGTATGGTGGTTCGCGCCGGGCACGCCAGGCGAGATAGGCCAGAAGTCCTGGCGTAACCAGATACCACAGCACGCTGTAGAGGTGTCGCATCAGGCCTCCGGCCGACTCCGCTCTGGGGGCAGCAGCCGCTGTCCGGCTGGTGTCTGCAGCAGTGTAGCCAGGCGCTCGAGGACGTCATTGACCTGGATCAGGGCCATGGCATCCGCCTTGCGGACCCGCCGGCCCCAGGAAATGTCGCTGACGTCCCGGCCCAGCTCCGCGCGCACGGCGTCCGGGTAGCGGTTCACCACCCATTCGCGGCCCAGATACGGCCCGGTGCGGTCCGGGTTGGAGGTGGCGTAGAGGCCGATCACCGGCGTCCCGGCGGCCACGGCCATGTGCGCGGGCCCGGAGTCCGGCGAGACCAGCACCGTGGCGCGTTCCAGCAGGGCAAAGAGCTCCTTCAGTGACGTGCGGCCAATACAGTCGGTGACCGGCACCCCGGCACGAGCCGTGATCGCCTCGGCGTAAGCGCGCTCCTCGTCGCTGGGGCCACCGGTGAGGATCACCCGCATCCCGTGACGGCGCACCGCCTCGGCAGCCACGGTGGCGTAGCGGTCCGCCGGCCAGTTGCGGAAATTGTTGAAGCGCTGGCTGCTGCAGGGGCTGATGAGCAGCGTGGGCTGGTCGTCGGGGATCAACTCCTGCGCGCGGACACGGGCAGCATCGGGGATCGGCACATCCCAGCGCAGGTGGCGCTCGGTCACGCCCAGGGCCTGGATGAAGTCAAAGAAACCCTCCATGACGTGGGCCTGCGGGCGTGCAGCGATGCGGCGGTTCACGAACAGGCCGTGGAGGTCCTTGCTGCGGGCGCGATCGAACCCCACCCGCAGCGGCGCGCGCACGGCGGTGGACGCCCAGCCGGCGCGCAGGGCCACCTGCATGAGCAGGAGGGCGTCGAACCGGCAGCCGCCGAGCTGGGCCCGCAACGCCCGGCGGCCGGCACGCTTGTCGAAGGTGATACACTCCACGCCGTCGAGATCACCAAGCAGGGCCGCCTCGGTGCGGCCGATGATCCAGGTCAGCCGCGTCTGCGGCCACACGGCCTGGAGGGTCCGAATCACCGGCACCAGGTGGCAGCAGTCACCAATGGCGGAGAGGCGGAACAGGCACAGCCGCTCAGGGGGTTCAGCAACGGGTACCGACGGGTTATGAACCATCAGGTTGTGCAACGCCATGGCTCGGATCATTCCATTCACGACCCACGGTTCGTGGATCCCCTGCCGACCTGGCTGTTCGACGCGGACGCACTCGCGGCCGAAGGCCTGGTTGCCGGCACCAGCGCGGGTCGCAGCAGCGCCTGGTTCTTCACTTGGGCAGGCGAGCCCCTGGTGCTGCGCCACTACTGGCGGGGAGGCATCGTCGCGCGTTTCTCCAGGGATGTCTATGTCTGGACGGGGCGCGAGCGCACGCGGGCGTTCCGGGAGTATCGCCTGCTGGCCCGACTGCGGACACTCGGCCTGCCGGTGCCGGCCCCCGTCGCGGCCCGGGCGCAACGTCGAGGCCCCGTCTACCGTGCCGATCTCGTCACCGCTGCGATCCCGGAGTCCGAGCCACTGGATGACCGACTCCGCAGCGGCACCGTCGCCACGGAAGCATGGCAACGCGTGGGCATTGCCATCCGTCAGTGCCATGAAGCAGGCGCCTGCCACGCCGATCTCAACGTCCGCAACATCCTGCTCGACAGCCGCGACACCCCCTGGATCATCGACTGGGACCAGGGCCGGCTGAGGCGGCCCGATCCGCGCTGGCAGCAGGAAAACCTGGACCGGCTACGGCGCTCGCTGGCCAAGGATCCGGCACTGGACGCGGCGGCTGACAATGGCTGGGAGGAATTGCTGGCGGGGTATCGGGGCGAATAGCGGTGACGCACGGTGCACCCAGCCAACCGTAGGGCGGACCTTCAGACACGTAGGGTGCATCTTGATGCACCTTCTCGTACCGAGATGCCGCCCGAGGTGGTTCATCGAACGCCGTTTGCGGTGCATCAAGATGCACCCTACGCGCCGCTACGGCCCTCGTGCACCCCCCCGCGTGTAGGAGCGGCGCAAGCCGCGACCCACCCACGCCTACGCCGGATCCACCCCGCTCCGGATCCGCGCCACGATCCCGGTGGTCGACACCCCGTCGACGAAATCCAGCACCACCACCTCGCCGCCATGGGCGCGCACCACGTCCGCACCGATAATGCTGTCCGGATCGTAATCCCCGCCCTTCACCAGCACATCCGGTACGATGTCCCGGATCAGCCGCTCCGGCGTGTCCTCGCCAAACGGCACCACATAATCCACGGCGGCCAGCGCCGCCAGCACCTCCATGCGCTGCTGCAGCGGCGTCACCGGGCGCTGCGGACCTTTCAGGCGGGCAACGGAATCATCATCGTTCACGGCAACGATCAGTCGATCCCCCAGTTCCCGGGCCTGCTGCAGATAGGCCACGTGACCGGCGTGCAGCAGATCGAAACAGCCGTTGGTAAACACGATGCGCTCGCCCCGGGCGCGGGCGCCTTCCAGCAGTTCCCGCAGGCGCTCGTCGGTGACCGGCCCCTGATCGGCCTCGCGCAGGCCGTGCAGGGCGTGGCGCAGCTCGGCCTGCGTCACCGTGGCCGTGCCCACCTTGGCCACCACAAGGCCGGCGGCGATGTTCGCCAGCGCCGTGGCCACCGGAAGCTCCGCCCCCGCCGCCAGGGCGGCGCCGAGCACGGAGATCACCGTATCGCCGGCGCCCGTCACGTCGTAGACCTCGCGGGCATGGGCGGGCAGGTGGAGCGCCTCCGCATCCGCGGCGACCAGGCTCATGCCGTGCTCACCGCGGGTCACCAGCAACGCGCCGAAGTCGAGCTCCTGCAGCAGGGCCAGCGCACGCTCCTCCAGGGTGGCGTTATCCGGACACGACCCCGCCACCGCCTCGAACTCAGCCAGGTTCGGGGTGACCAGATCCGCACCCCGGTACCGCGAGAAGTCCGTGCCCTTCGGGTCCACAAGCACCCTGCAGCCGGCGGAACGGGCCGCATCGATCATGACGGAGGCCTCGGTAAGCGCCCCCTTGGCGTAATCCGAGAGAATGACCACCGAGGCGTCACTCAGGGCGGCCTGGAACGGCGCGACCAGGCCGGCCCGATCACCGACCGCAAAGGGCTCTTCGAAATCCATACGCAGCAGCTGCTGGCGACGGCTCAGCACACGCAGCTTGCAGATCGTCGGGTGCCCAGCGACGCGTTGGAGCAGACACCCCACGCCCTGCGCCTGGAGCGACTGCTCCAGCGTATCCGCGGCGGTGTCATCCCCGGTGAGCCCCAGCACCCGGGCATGCCCCTGCAGCGCCGCGACGTTCAGGGCCACGTTCGCCGCCCCGCCCGGGCGCTCCTCGGTACCGCCCACGTGCACCACCGGCACCGGCGCCTCCGGCGAGATACGGCTGGTCTGCCCGTACCAGTAGCGGTCCAGCATCAGGTCCCCGGCCACCAGAACGCGCGCCTGGGAGAAATCCGGTAATGTGAGTTGCATCCGCAGGTTCCAGCCGTGGAAAATACGCAGCATTTTACAGAAACGGACGCCTCGCTGGGCGATCCTTGTATCTTCCCGGATCGAATCGGAGCCCGTGTGGCGAAACGCAAGCGCAAGAAGCGCCAGCATTACCCCGAACACCCCGCGCACCCGCACAACTGGTCGCAGACGGTCACGGTCACGGCCCTGTGGCTGCTGGCAAGGCTGCCGTACCAGGCGGGGTTCGTCGTGGGCGGCGCCCTCGGCGGTCTGGGCTATTATCTGGCCCGGGAGCGACGCGCCATCGCCCGGCGCAATCTGGAGCTGTGCTTCCCGGAGAAAAGCGCGATGGAGCGGGAGGCGCTGGTGCGGGAGAACTTCCGCGCCACCGGCCGCTCGGTGGTGGAAACGGCCCTGGCCTGGTTCGGCGGACCACAGGTGGAGCGCATCCCGGTGGAAATCCGCGGGGAGGAGCACATCCGGCAGGCACTGGAATCCGGTTCTCCGGTGATCGCCCTCTCCGGGCATTTCCTCAGCGTGGAACTGTGCGCCCGGCGCCTCCCGGATGACCTGCCGATGGTGGCCATGTACAAGCCCATGAACAAGAAGAAGGTCATGGACCGGGCCATGCTGAACGCCCGGCGCCGCAACGTCACCGATGCCGTGTCCAAGGACGACATGCGCGGCTTGTTACGCACCCTGAAAAAGGGATTGCCGGTCTGGTACGCCGGCGACCAGGACTACGGCCGCAAGCACAGCGTGTTCGCGCCGTTCTTCGGCGTGCCGGCCGCAACCATCACCGCGCTGAGCCGGCTGGCGAAGATGAGCAAGGCCACCGTCGTGCCGCTGTTCTTCTTCCGACAGGCCGACGGCAGCTACCTGATCGAGTTTCAGCCGGCCCTGGAGGGGTTTCCTTCAGGGGACGACATCGAGGATGCAACGCGGATGAACCGGATCGTCGAGCAGGCGGTGCGCCGCTACCCTGAGCAGTACCTGTGGATGCACCGGCGGTTCAAGCGGCAAGAGTCACGAGGCACAACGTTGTATGACTAATAGTCCGCCCTCTCAAACAACGACTCCAGCTGTTCCGGGCATCCGTCGATGGATCGGGATCCTGGGGCTGTCGCTGCTGGCGCTGGGTATCGGCCCTTCAACGGCGGCAATCAGTCTTGGCTACGGACTGCTGCTCCTGTTCGCACTGTCGAGCTGGCGGGAAATCACGGTTCTTTGGCATGCGGGATGGGCCTCGAAAGCGCTCTTGCTCCTTACGCTGTATGTGCTCATCCAGGGAGTGACGATCGGTCTCGCCCAGGATCGACCGGCGTTCTCAGGCGATGATCTTCAGCATGTGGTCCGTACGGTGTCTTTGGGCACCGTGCTGGCGGGCTGGGCGATTTACGCCTGTCGCGTATCACCGCGACTGCTTTGCGGCCTCTTTGTCGCCGGCCTTGCAATTGTCACCGTGGAAGCATTCCTGGAGCACGGCTGGAACCTCTTCAGCATGCGGCGGATGCACTATCTCCGTAGCCCGAATGAAGTCGGGCTGTTCGGCGGCACGATCTTCCTTGTGGGGTTATTGGTCGCCGGCGCGGCCTCGCTTCACTATTGGCATCATCGGCGCAAGCCTGTCCTCCCTGCCACGCTCGGACTTCTCGCCTTCCTGCTGGTGCTCAGTGGCCTCTGGTTATGGCTGCAGTCCGGATCACGTTCAACCTGGGTCGGCCTGGTCGTCGCACTCAGCCTCGTCACCGCAGCCGGCGGTTTCATGGTTCTGCGGCAGGGGCGTGGCGCGGTGCCTTTTGCCGTGGGGGCCGTCGTCGCTGCAACAGTCATCGCAGTCCTTGGTACCTACTACGCGGACGACATCCGGCCGAGAATCGAACGTGAGCTGCCCAGCATCGCAGCGATCGCTGAAGGTGATACGGAATCCCTGATGGCAGGCCGGGACGCCGGTCACAACGCCCGCTTCAAGATCTGGGCAGTCGCCATCAACGAAATCCGGGAACGCCCCTTGGTCGGCTGGGGCAGCGGATCGGTCACCTCCCACTTCGATAACGCCGTGGAAGACGGGAAACTTCGCGACGGCAGGGACCACTATCACAACCTCTATCTGCATCTTGCGGTTTTCATTGGCCTGCCCTTTGCCGCCCTGGGGCTCGCCGCTTACGGCTCCGTATTCGGGCGAGCGGCGGCTTCGCTGATCCGCGAATCAGGCAGCAGAGCAGGTGTCGGCTGGTTCATCATAACGTGGGGGATATTCTTCGCGGTCACCAGTCTGTTTCAGGTACGCATGCACAGCGCATACGGGGCTGCGTTCTTCATCCTGTTCACCGGGATGGCGTACGGCCTGTATCTGCAGACACGATTGTCCGAACAAAGACGTGCAACCGAGCCCGAGACCGATTGACATGAGCGCCATCGTCCACATCGGCTACCACAAGACGGGGACAAATTGGTTTCAGCGCCACTTCTACCCGCACGCCAGCAGCCACACCTATATCAGGCGCCCCGTGGTCCGCGACGCGTTGCTGGATGTTGGCGCGTTCAAGTTCGATCCCTCCCGGGCCGCAGACATTCTGGGTTTGGACGACGGGGTTCCCTCCATACTATGCGAGGAGGAACTCAGCGGTAACATCCACACCGGAGGTCTTGCAGGTTGCCTGAGCAAAGACATGGCGTACCGGATTCACTCCGTACTGCCGGAAGCAACCGTGGTGATATTCATCCGCAATCAGGTCTCCATGATCGCTTCGGCATACAAGCAGTACGTGCGCGAAGGCGGGACTTACAACGCCGAACGCTACCTGAACGCGCCGCGCTACTGGCACAACTCCGGCTTCCGTCCGGCCAAGGCGCCCCATTTCACGTTCGACCACTTCGACTACCTGCCGCTGATCCGCCACTACCGCGATGTGTTCGGCGCACACCAGGTACGTGTATACCCATTTGAACAGTTCGTCACGGACGGAGAGGGATTCGCGCAGCGCTTTGCCGAGGAGCAGGGACTGGAGGTGAACTGGAGCGCTGTACGTTACGAGACGGTGAACGCCCCGTATCGTTCCACGGCCTTCCGGCTGGCAAAGATGCTAAACCGATTCACGTACCGGGATGTCGCCTACAAGCGCTACTGGATCAACGTCCCGGGCCTCTACCGCAAGCAGGGCAAGCTGCTGCGCGCCCTGAACCGCACGCGCCTTGCCGGCAGCAACCTGCCGCCGCACAAACTCCTGACTCCGCAGCAGCTCGAACAGATCAACACCCGGTACCGGGATTCCAATCGAACGCTGGCGGAGTTGCTGGAGTTGCCACTGGCTGAACTCGGATACCCCGTATGACGACCCGGACATCCCCTGCCACGTCCGGGTTCGGTATTGAGTTTCTGGGATTGCCCGGAAGCGGCAAAAGCACGCTCGCCGGGCACTTCATAGCCAGCGCGCGACAATCCGGCCTGGCTCTGGACACCGTCCGCGCGGCCGGGCGCCGCGCCATGCGCCAGAGATTGCGCCGATCGCACGCGCGCTTTAGGACACTGCTGACCTTCGCCGCCGGAGCCGCATTCCTGCGCTCCGTCTACCCGGTGTCCAAGTACGAGATCGGCGCATACAACCGCTTCTGCATCCTTCACCCGGAACTGGCCCATGCCGCGCTCCAGGCCATGTCCTTGCACGCGGCGGACCCCGCCAGGCAGGACAAGGCCGGCAAACTCTGGTTCAAGCATTGTCTGCGGTTCCAGCTTATCCGCGAAGAACAGGGAGACGCGAACCACGTGGTCGCTCCAGAAGGGTTTCTGCAGAAAGCCCTTTCCCTATTCGGCTACGGCGCAGAACCGACCTTGGGGCTGGAGACCTATCTGAAGTTGGCCCCCCTGCCGGCAGCGCTTGCGGTACTCCGGCTGGATCCGACAGAGGCTGCCCGCAGGCTCACTGCGCGGCCGCGACAGACACCCTACCCCCTGTCGAGCATGCCCCCTGATCAGCAGTTCAGCACACTGGCCCGCTGGGCAGAATTGCAGGAGCGCGTGGCGGCTGACGCTGCATCACGAGGCGTCACTGTCATCGACGTCCCTTCGCACAGGGAGTCTTCAGAAGGGGCTCGAATTCTGCTTGAGCAGATCCCGGAGGATGCGCTTTGCTCACAGGGCAGGGACAAGCGGCCATGAACACGCCGAAGAAAAAGCTGATCCTGCATCTCGGGCTGCACAAGACCGGCACGACCTACCTGCAGCGCGCGGTCTGGCCACGGTGGTCCGGCGTTACCTACGTGGGGAAACCGGCGCCGCGACCATTCGCAAACCCCTGGGACGCGCTGGACCAGCTGCCCGGAGACACGTTCCTGCTATCCAGCGAGGGGCTCACCGGCAGCCTGACCCGTTCTTATCTCCAGGGCGAATCCTGGCTGGCGCTCTGCCGACGGAACCTCGAGACGCTCGCCGAGCGAATTCGGGGGCGCTTCGACGTGCGCCCGATCCTGTCTCTGCGCTACCCGGAGGCGTGGGCGCTTTCCATCTACAAGCATTACCTGAAGTACGGGGGCGTGGATGACATCGACGAGTTCTTCGGTGTCGTCGAGGGTCGACCGGCAACCCTGCCTCTTGAGGAACTGCGACTGGAACCACGGCTGGACGTGATCGCGCACTGCCTGGGTAGACGGCCCTTCACGTTTCACGTGGAGGACATCCGCCACCGGCCAACGGACCTCGGGCGCGATCTTTCGCTATTCTGCGGCGTACCGACAGAACCAGGGTTCCCTGAGATCTCGTACAACGAAGGCGTGGGACAACGCGGCAAGGCATTCTGCCTTGCCTACAATCGCTGGATCAGCAACCGTGGCCACAGAGGCACCGGACACCTTGCCCGGACGTCGTCAGGGGCGGTGAGGTGGCTGCGTATCGGTCGAGCACTCGGACTCCTCAAGGGCGAGCAAGCGTTAGAGCTTCCTGCCGCAATCAGACAGCGACTGGAACTCAACGACCGGAACTGAAAGGGTGACAGGCATTGAGCGCCCACTCCATCAACCTCGTTGACTGCACGCTTCAGGACGGCGGCTATCACAACGACTGGAATTTCGATCGTGATCTCGTCGTGCGCGACTCGGAGGCCATGGAAAGGAAAAGACGTTTACTGCGACATCGAAGCAAGTCTGCATCTACGCCGGCCCTCCGGATGCTCTGCGCGCCTACTCAGCATTTACTGACAAGACGCCCCTGAAGCGATTGAAGATATCGAGATTCTCCGCTTTCTCGAACTCGGACACGAGGTACGCATGATCGCGGTCTCCCGAAGCTCGGTGGCAGTGGATGCGCCGGAAGACGTGGGTCGCGTGCTCGCTCCGGGCATCCACCGGGATCTTCTCCCTAATTTTCGCCATCACCGAAATCGGCACCCCAAGTTCATCAGGTTGGCCCGGATTTTCCGTTGTGAACGGCCCCTTGGCATGGGCAAATC
The DNA window shown above is from Aquisalimonas sp. 2447 and carries:
- a CDS encoding protein-L-isoaspartate O-methyltransferase; amino-acid sequence: MSDMNVEQARFNMVEQQIRPWEVLDPRVLQVLEETPRERFVPDHLRNLAFSDMNLPIGHGEVMLSPKQEGRMAQAAELDESEQALEVGTGSGYFTACLARLCAHVTSVDIHQDFLDTAAERLKREAIRNVTLKQGDAARGWDDGKRYDAIVVTGGLPELHQGFHHSLTVGGRLLLIVGEAPIMEGLLITRVGGDQWSTESLFDTWLPPLVNAPRTRRFDF
- a CDS encoding UbiH/UbiF/VisC/COQ6 family ubiquinone biosynthesis hydroxylase; this translates as MNDEAEVIIVGGGMVGASLACLLGREGVDVALVEEHPPSDDDPTNAPPDLRVSSVNLASAELFQRAGAWDGMTRRRVCPFRGVLARDMSGAETRFDARETGHDWFGWFIENQVILAGLHEALAELQSVRWITPARPDAIATGSGGATLTLDDGSRLSARLIIGADGAGSTVRQLAGIDTTGTDYGLRALVTNVATELPRQDVTWQRFTPTGPQAFLPLPGHRASLVWYNDPDTVALLETLDDETLAGEIVDAFPEDLGGITAILGRASFPIRRQHAASYTASRLALVGDAAHAIHPLVGQGLNLGLQGVETLAGTLLGARTRGRDPGTGTVLAEYEHRHRPRVLAMMVATDSFHRLFTREPGPLTRLASGVLRLADKVPVGRRQVMRHAMGLPLWSDGRG
- the waaA gene encoding lipid IV(A) 3-deoxy-D-manno-octulosonic acid transferase yields the protein MRHLYSVLWYLVTPGLLAYLAWRARREPPYREQWPQRFGLRAPRVPKGAIWLHAASMGEVQASAVFIRELRAAYPDVPLVVSTMTPTGAAHVQRLFGEGVHHAYLPFDYPHAVALFLRAVQPRMAVIVEMELWPNLFAAIRRRGIPLLLVNARLSAASARGYSRLRRLMAGVLQCPDAIAAQSREHARRLIHLGAPAERMSVTGSLKFDVTVPASAREQGEALRATLGPERPVWIAASTREGEEEQVLDAFEEVRRSIPDALLLLVPRHPDRFSRVGSLCRERGYVYVTRSGGDACTPDTHILLGDTMGEMPVFYAAADVAFVGGSLVPLGGQNVLEPAALALPVVVGPHTFNFEQIVQQLVTRGGAYQVADHHHLADAVIELLERPERRAEMGRRAHALIEANRGATQEVLALVQEFLPAG
- a CDS encoding glycosyltransferase family 9 protein; protein product: MALHNLMVHNPSVPVAEPPERLCLFRLSAIGDCCHLVPVIRTLQAVWPQTRLTWIIGRTEAALLGDLDGVECITFDKRAGRRALRAQLGGCRFDALLLMQVALRAGWASTAVRAPLRVGFDRARSKDLHGLFVNRRIAARPQAHVMEGFFDFIQALGVTERHLRWDVPIPDAARVRAQELIPDDQPTLLISPCSSQRFNNFRNWPADRYATVAAEAVRRHGMRVILTGGPSDEERAYAEAITARAGVPVTDCIGRTSLKELFALLERATVLVSPDSGPAHMAVAAGTPVIGLYATSNPDRTGPYLGREWVVNRYPDAVRAELGRDVSDISWGRRVRKADAMALIQVNDVLERLATLLQTPAGQRLLPPERSRPEA
- a CDS encoding 3-deoxy-D-manno-octulosonic acid kinase; this translates as MNHQVVQRHGSDHSIHDPRFVDPLPTWLFDADALAAEGLVAGTSAGRSSAWFFTWAGEPLVLRHYWRGGIVARFSRDVYVWTGRERTRAFREYRLLARLRTLGLPVPAPVAARAQRRGPVYRADLVTAAIPESEPLDDRLRSGTVATEAWQRVGIAIRQCHEAGACHADLNVRNILLDSRDTPWIIDWDQGRLRRPDPRWQQENLDRLRRSLAKDPALDAAADNGWEELLAGYRGE